The DNA segment TTGGAGAGCACGGTCTCGACCAGCTCGTTAATGGCCAGCTCGTCGCCGCTGTCGAGGATTAGAGCGCTTCCGAAGGGATCTTGTTTGTCGGTTTTACCATGTCCTATAAAGTGTAAGATGCAGCATGACTTGAGTCTCTTGACTATATCATGAACGCCCTGGTATCGCGGGAAGTCATGAGAGTGGTACACCCGACAAACGGCCTTGGCCTCATCTTCGGCGTGGTGGAGTGCCTGCTGACCCGGTGGCCTCGGTGCGGAAACTATGAGGGCCTTTTGCGACCGCAGTGTGCCAGCTAGGTGGTCACGACGCTGTTGTCTGGTACGGATGAGAACGTTGACGGACAGGCTGTACGAGGACACAACCCTGTCAAGGGCTGTCTCGGAATTGCGGCGGAGATGATGGCCCGCAGCGTGCAAGGGAAATCCGATCAGTGAACCGGTGGGAATCCACCAAATGTGTGGCATGGAGCCTGAGTTGCCAGTGCCAGCGGGGGGACCATGGTAGCCGAGGGAGTCCAACACAGGTAGGACGGTGGTGTCCCAGAGCCAGCTGAGCGTCTCGACCGACTGTGGATCTGAGCTGCGGGCTTGGATGGATTGGATATCGAGGTTGGGCAGTTCAAGACTAGATATCTTGTCCGCCTGAATCACCAATGCGTCGCAGCGGTGCGACGTAACATTTAGTGCAACAATTGGTCTATCCTTTGCCGCATGCAGCATATCAGTCTCGGTTGCATGGCTCATGAAGCCCTCAAACATTGGCTTCTTGCAAATCGACTCAATCGCTCTGGTCAGCTTGTCCTTGTAGATCCGGCGGGCATATTGAGACCTAAGCCCGACACGGTACCTGTGATTCCCGATATCTTCCACTGCCCTCAAGCGCGCGCCATGGCACTGTTTTCGTCAATAAAAGCGCCGCTTTTGGTGAATTGTTCTACAAGCTCAGGAGTAGACTCGCTCAAACTGGAAATGTCACCTCCGCGTAGATTGAGGAGTGAGCTTGACAGTACCGCTCGACCCGTCTAGAGTAGGGTCATGGCATAAGATGCGCCCTTATCGAAATGGAGAGCAGACGCTGCCGAATCTGAGCCGATGCCGAGAGCTTGACTAAGAATGCGCTGCTTGTCCTGGGTATTGAGAGAGTATGAGATCGATACTGGTACGAGCTTGGTACAAGTTTCAACTGCACCCTCCGCACGATCGCGATCGCGGCTGTCGAACACGCCCGGCAGCGACAGAAACTCCCTCCCAGCTAGGATTCGGACGTGGACAAGAGCC comes from the Podospora pseudocomata strain CBS 415.72m chromosome 5, whole genome shotgun sequence genome and includes:
- a CDS encoding hypothetical protein (COG:O; EggNog:ENOG503NY6D), coding for MFEGFMSHATETDMLHAAKDRPIVALNVTSHRCDALVIQADKISSLELPNLDIQSIQARSSDPQSVETLSWLWDTTVLPVLDSLGYHGPPAGTGNSGSMPHIWWIPTGSLIGFPLHAAGHHLRRNSETALDRVVSSYSLSVNVLIRTRQQRRDHLAGTLRSQKALIVSAPRPPGQQALHHAEDEAKAGVHDIVKRLKSCCILHFIGHGKTDKQDPFGSALILDSGDELAINELVETVLSNPPFLAYLSACGTGRVGNETATDELPLAAAFQVAGF